The Lolium rigidum isolate FL_2022 chromosome 1, APGP_CSIRO_Lrig_0.1, whole genome shotgun sequence region TAGATAAGTCAACAGTTGAAATCTGCCATGCCAACTGTGCGGCTGCAGCTATCAGAAAATAGTAGTATGGCCAAGCTGTGGAACATGATTAATGTAAGAAGTCAATACATGCtacttaaaaataaaataaataccaGTGTGATAAGATCACTAACCAAGTTCAGCATTATAGCCACTAAGTGCTAAACCACCAATCACTGCAGTACCAAAGGCGCTAATCCAGTGCTTGGTTGAATCTCCAAACCATAAGGCTGTGGATTTAACTCCTAGTTTGAGGTCATCTTGTTTGTCCTGACATGCATTATGGTACGATGATAAGATACCACGTCAACCTAATAAGATGTGTTTGCTCAATTTGATATGGAAAAACACCTGGTGTGCATATATGGTATCGTACACCAATGTCCAACATATCCCAGCAATGTACAATGGAAGGATGACAGTGGGCTCTAAACTATCTTTGATAGCAGCCCATCCTAACAAAGCTCCCCAGTTGAATGTGAAGCCGAGATATGCCTGAGGCTGTTAAAAAATGCATTGGAAGTAATTTAAGTGTTCACTCTCTGTAAGCAACATTACATTAGTAAAACCTTATCACATACCCAAAATGTGAACCTCTTCATCAAGGGATATGAAAACACCAATGGAAGCCAAGAAAGCCAGAGAACACGGCTACATAGGAAATGGGGCAAATTTAGAGGTGGTATTGTATAATTATAGAAGCAATTCGTTGGATTTTTTGGAAATTAGTATGTCCAAATGGATCAGCAGACATACATTAGACTTAGACTTGTAGGCTTCTTTATATGAATTCCACACAATGCCATATGATAGACTGTTTCTTAGGTCGAGTTTGGAGCATTCGGAATAGATAAATTTCATTCCATTCGCACGAGCAAGGAGAAGAAATTACCTAAAGTTGTTCAGTTGGAGAACAAAACCCAATACAACTAGTAGTTGATATCCGAGGAAGCACAATCCTTGAAAAGGAGTTAGAACGCCTGATGCAAGAGGCCTGATTTTGGTGCGCTCAACCTACAAGAGGAACATGTCCATCATCACTTCTTCGCTTGAGCCACTTGAGTGAAATAATGCAACGTAGAGACATTTATATATGCAAGTGGGTCATCGTTAGAGTACCTTCTATCCACTTCAGTTCAAAAAATTGAGGTAACTTATGCCATCAAATGATCACTTTGGAAAAGTTACTTTATTTTTCACGGCTATTAGGGTACAGGGTACTTAATAGTGACCTACTTGCATCTCTAGAAAATATATCCAATATTTTTTGAGCGCCTTTGTTAGAATATTTCTCTATACGAGTTTAACTAAGTTTTTTGTTTAGTCTACTACTTAACCTATTTATCATGACATATGACACTTAATTGTGCTAAATTATTAGTTCAAAAGTAATCATATAATACATCTATAGCTGCATTTGATCCTTTTATGTATATCCGTGGTTCGAAAAACTTCAATGTATTTTCAATAACAGGGAAATTCTGAAGGGTGTTGTATGCAACTAGAAGAAATTATAAAGGAGATACACAAATAACCTTCTTATCAATGTTGCGGTCGAGAAGATCATTGACTGTGCAACCAGCTCCCCTCATGGGGATAGCTAAACATCCAAAGAGTGCGAGCATTTTCAAGTCAGGGAGCTCCCCCGGCATTGCCGCGATTGTTATTGACCTACAAAGCAAAGGTTACAGGAGCTTTCCAAATCAGGAGACAAATAAATCTGGTTTGAACTAAATGTACAAAAAATGCCAAAATGCATTAAAAATGTCTCATATGAAGCTTTAACAAACCATAAGATGGTACCATGTTTTGAGTTATGAAACATTTAGATGATTTCTCTTGTTACTTGGTAATGtactgttgaatgtagatgggctgcagcccagtaaggcagcccatgtagtctacaattcctgaaatctcaaggcccatcacgttggcagcttgggacagccttgggggacaaagtttagtcccacattgctagttgggagagagttggagtggtatataagggttgctgttctagtcattccaagtgagtgagaatagaaagagccctcgcgcactcctcctcctccgcccgcccgtctcggctcggcacgtcacgtcacgcacgcacgtcgcgtttcgtgactcgagttcgagttcgatacacactcaaggaagcctaaatttttgcttggtgcaccaactgtgttgggtacgtgtcggcctgcatgtgcatgctcgccgcctcccaggctatacaaggagacagatcagatctagagaaacacacagttctcagaactctctagtccatctctctcgcgaagttccttttgctgcgctactctctagtcttccccatcccggcgtttgcgtgcacagccgtccgggagagcaggcctccgaaactccgtccgttgagatcctgcaccgggagacgggcgataaggtttttggggagcgtctcggcgcgactgctcgctgctgttcatcttcttcctcgacgatccggctgcttcatcgacagatccgactacaccatgggcgacatcaacaatacccatggtggtggtggtcttgCTGctcggtgcgaccttcccggtcgcgatgtacgtgcttttcctctcataCCTTGCActcgctacttgttccatgttcggatccgatgcatgtgcttagtctgataagtatggttaagtatgcttgtgcatctgtaatgttgctttcggtaattaaactcacacggaaattgcctaataatctaacaatccaaaaaccttatatgcttaggcaattttcaccgtctggtttcttctgctgcgcttaaaccgagcccgtttacgggttctcatttcaagagatggcagagtaagaccctcttgtggctcacttctatgggcgtgcatcgagttgcggaaggtactcccagaggtccgcttactcctgaagaggataaagcgttcggggatgccaccgtaatctttgtgggtgccgtcctaagtgtgcttggagacaagttggttgatgcttatctgcacatacgaaatgggaaggaactgtgggatgcactagacgctaagtttggtgctgccgatgccggaggtgaactgtatgctatggagcagttcaatgactacagaatggttgagaaccgatctgtagtagaacaggctcatgagatacagatcatggcaaaggaactcgagctcctcaagtgtgtgctaccggacaagtttgtcgcgggatgcattgtcgctaagcttcccccttcatggaggaactttgccacttcctcgaaacatcggaggcatgagttttccgttgagaatatcatgggctctccggatgttgaggagaaggcgagggcaaaagacaaacacacttggaggaaccgagggacgttctgctgccaatatggtgcggaa contains the following coding sequences:
- the LOC124662492 gene encoding 4-hydroxybenzoate polyprenyltransferase, mitochondrial-like; translation: MLARLDKPIGTWLFAWPCMWSITIAAMPGELPDLKMLALFGCLAIPMRGAGCTVNDLLDRNIDKKVERTKIRPLASGVLTPFQGLCFLGYQLLVVLGFVLQLNNFSRVLWLSWLPLVFSYPLMKRFTFWPQAYLGFTFNWGALLGWAAIKDSLEPTVILPLYIAGICWTLVYDTIYAHQDKQDDLKLGVKSTALWFGDSTKHWISAFGTAVIGGLALSGYNAELAWPYYYFLIAAAAQLAWQISTVDLSNRVDCNMKFVSNKWFGALVFSGIVFGRLASLSIHQA